Sequence from the Fusarium oxysporum Fo47 chromosome VI, complete sequence genome:
CGTTGCGTTATAAACAGAGTAATAGCAATTAGCTCTATCCACATTCATACACTCCTGCGGAAACGTGAGAAGCTGCTTCGCCATCTTGGTCGCCTCCACCAAAGCCTGACCCTTGGGCACGACACGATTCGCCAGTCCAAACTGCAACGCCTCCTGCGCCGAGACAGGCCTTCCAGTTAGGATCATATCCATCGCTCGGCCGAGGCCAATGATGGCCTGTAGCCGAACAGTACCGCCGTCGATGAGGGGAACGCCAAATCTTCGGCAAAATACACCGAAAACAGCATCTTCCTCGGCAATGCGCATGTCGCCTATGAGCGAGAGCTCCAAACCTCCAGCGACAGCGTAGCCCGCTACAGCACTGATGACTGGCTTCTTTACCTGCATTCTTGAAGGGCCAATGGGGCCGATGTTGCGGTCCTCGACTTTATGGCTCGGGTCGATGATTGGGCCGAGATAGTTGTCTGTTCCCTGCGCGGGATTCCATTTGGCGACTTCGTGGAGATCGAAGCCTGCGCAGAAAGTACCGTGTGCGCCGTAGATAATGCAGACTTTTTGCGTGGCGTCGTTCTCAAATGCCAGAACCGCGTCGGTAAGCTTTCTTGCAGTAGGACCGTCAATGGCATTCTTGCGGTGAGGGCGTGAAAGAGTGATGGTTGTGATTCCATCGGAAGTCTGGGAGACTTGAACTGCTTGAGGCTCGGTATCAGACATGtttgttgagatgagagagttTTATAAGTGTTCAAATAATGACAGAGAGAACAGTCTGTTCAAAGAGCCTCTTATACCCCAGAGTCGGCAGGATCGGATCATAAACCCGTTATAACCGATGCTCAGTTACGTtctacttattattaatcaCGAGGAATATGTATATTGAAGGGCGTGACGCATGAAGTGATTGGAGGTCTCCCCAGCTTTGACCTCTGAAAAGGATATTTCGAGTTTAGCGCTATCTGATATCCTCGGCAATGAACTTGTCTTCACCTTCATGAGGCAAAGGTGAAAAGCGTGAGTATACGCAACACTAAACGTCATTTTATTTTTGAGATATTTCCTCATCAGGTCAATTAAGCTTTTAAGTAAAAATTAATCGCTTTCTTCAACATAAAATTCATACGTCTCTGCGCCGCCTGGTCAATCAGAGGGTATCGGGCATTCTTTAATCCGATGTCGCGGCTGTCAGTATAACCGAATCCAACCGTCCCCTAACTCACAACGCGATGAACACCAATACAGTCAAAGATCCGGTTCCTGCAACCATGGAGTCAAGAGAAATTAATTCTGGCCTTCTTATGCAGCTCCTCACTTTATTCCTTTAcaaacttaataaaataccATATCTCCGCCGCCTACAACATCTAAGGCATATCCTCTTAGCCTCACCAAAGCTCTATATCAAAGCCACTGCCTTCATAACACTAGCAGAAGCAAAGTCTATGCAATTTATTACGCAAATTATATTAATCATAGTCCTAAAAGTATACTATAGCTTCAAGCACAAGGGCcatatatatattcttatgGAAAGGACCTAAGGTCAAGACCTATCTTACAAGTAGATACAATAATCAGAAGAGTCTAAGGCGCAAATTCTCGCGTAACTAAAGGCTATGACTATACAGCTATGTAGTATTCTCCACTAGGTAGCATTAGTATCGCCAATGTTGACGGGAGTCCAATATTTAATCAACGTCTTCCTGACAAATCCTTCTAGGGTCCTTTTACAGCAATCTAGGAATTTCATCGGGAGTTATATTATAGTCTTAAGCTTGGGTATAGCAAAGAGGCCTTTCCGGGTCTAAGAGAGCTCATCGACTTTCATAACAGGCAGTAAGAGAACCCAGTCTTCATCCATATGACCTTAGCAGTCTTAATATTATGGCTGCTAGGGATATAGTGACTGGCATTATAGACTAGCAGTCGGCTAGATCATCCCGGCATATTAATCCACGTAATACATTCTAGCGGGATATAGTCGACGGGTTCCTTATACCTTCACCGCATAACCTGGAAATAGAAAGAATACATCGGTAGTGCTTTGGCGAATTCTAACTGGGCTATATCTACACAACTCTCCTATAATCACGATTATTCATCATACCGAGCCTCTATAGTACTAGTTATTTTCCTTCAAGCAGATTATATATCGATACTCTGCTAGTATCGAACTATCCTAGAACAGCCTGACCATCAAATCAATGCTGCAAGGCTTTCTACTTATCATATCATATAGCAGTATCACAGACAGTGGTCCAATCTAGTACTACAGTTCCCAGCGCCTCATGGTCATTCTTCAGGGCTGCCAGTGCCTCCTTGACCTATTTAACACAATTCCATCCCGGCCATTCCCCCCTCACAGGTATACTCCTcaagatggcttcaagcttcGTCAAATTCTCAACTCTTGCAATTTAAATACAGACCAAGATCATAAAGATGGATTCCGCGCCGGTCTCCTGCTCGCTAAACTCCCAGACTGATTGCATACCGCGATAGATTCTTTGTTTGGTGTAGAGGCGCTTTCCGCGCATCTCGCCGTCTTCGGCTTCTGGCCCGACTAGGAGAGCCCAATAATGTCTGTTATCATCCGCTAGTCGAGGAACGGGCGGGAGTCTGTTGCTGGACTAACTTATCTTCTCCACCAGGCATCTTCACAGTAGCCCCGCGAGCATATAGTCCAACCAATATAAAGTCGATCTTTGTTAGATAGCATGTTGCATGCTACTTTTGATCCTTCTACTTCTATGACCGGTTCACGGACgattataatatttcttGTTCAATGGCATAGAAATGGAAGGTAGTGTCAATTCTGAACCGTGTTTGAGACCCGGTCGGATGGTAGAATCATGATGTGGAGAGCTCTCTGCTAATATGAATTAGTGGTCGTCTACATGTCGCTCTCAAGTTTTTCATAAATTCTCAGTCCATGGGCCAGCAGTTGGATAATGAACTCGAGATGTACAATCAGATCTCTGCCTCGTCAACAGAGCATCCTGGACGCAGTGCGGTGAGAGAACTGCTTGATTCGTTCGACCATCGTTGTCTGGTTCACTCGCCACTCTGGGAGAGTATCTGGACATTCCTGAACCGCAATCCAGTGGGAAGACTACCGCCAGTAGCCCTCGCTGTCACCCTGAGTCGACTCTTTCTAGCACTCGATTATTTCCATACGCAGTGCAAGGTCATACATACAGGTATTGGTCCACAGTCCTCACTGGAACTTGAAAACTTTCTTACCTGTTGATGTATAGATATCAAAGGAGACAATATCATGTTTGGTATTTATGACGACTCAGTATTCACGGCTTtcgaagaggaggagctcaGTGATCCAACTCCACGAAAGGAGGTAGACGGCAGAACCATATACATATCACGAGAACTTCGAAAGCCCAAGGACTATGGCGCGCCAGTTCTATGCGACTTTGGCTCGGCTGTTCGTGGTGATGTAGAACATTGCGAAGACATCCAGCCAGACATTTACAGAGCTCCCGAGGTCATCCTTCAAGCCCCATGGTCGTATAAGGTGGACATATGGAACGCAGGATGCATGGTAAGCCACTCAGAGCATCGTTTGGTGCACTGAAACTGATTCTTTTCGGTACCAGATTTGGGATATTTTTGAAGGTCGGCATATGTTTACAGGGCATGACCCCGAGTTCCAGAAATACCGCAGCAGAGCACATCTCGCCGAGATTATCGCGCTCCTCGGTCAGCCTCCATCCGAAGTCCTTCAAGCCGGCAAAGCCAGCCATAAGTTCTTTACAGACACCGGTAAACTGCTTTGGCCGTCCATCATAAATACTTCCATTTACTAATCAGTGACCTCTCTAGGTGACTTCCGTAATGAGATTGACATTCCTGAAAGAGCTTCTCTTGCACAGCAGGAAATCAGTCTTGAAGGGGAGCGAAAAGAAATGTTTCTTGCCATGATGAACAGAATGCTTCAGTGGGATCCAGCCCAGAGATTGTCAGCGAAAGAGCTTGCTGAAGATCCGTGGATCATGGCGTATATGTAAGATAGCTAGGCACATGTTGATGGCAGGGAACCTTAATTGGCATCAACATACTTTTACCACCGACGGTCCGCTTGCTTCACAGACCCAATGTTCTTGTCAAAGTTTTAGGAAGGAACATATTGAAAGTTTTAGCATCGCTTTGAGCGCATGTGCTCTTTTAGAGTGTCCCCTTTGGGAGATGGCTTTATCGTCATGACTCGCCGATAATCCCTTCATACCACAGGATGACCCCGGCTCTGTCGTCCCTGATTTGATACTCTTTTTCTGGCACCAAAGCAAAGGTCATTCTCGCACCTCTGCACTCATCCTGGAATGAAATGTAAAGGCTACCTGCCAGTATCACCAGCGTTATTGCGTGTATACTAATTTGTTCCTTATTGGGAGCAAGGCTGTTAACTCACTTGTCGTATCTCAACCTTATTTGACCAGAGCAGGTACAGAGTCCAGCTGATCCCTCATGGTTGGTCTACAAAGGGGCTATGTAATAGAATCCAGAATTAAACCCATGATGCAAAGGTCTCGTCCAGCCCCCTTCGGATGCAGCCAAGTCCTTGCCATTCTCTTGTTGATTGGAGATGGTTTCGACAAATCTCGGGTTCGTCAACACACATATGATCAACGGCCAGTGACTGTTAATTACATCAGTCATTTCTGATACTGTTACTCTTGTCGTGTAGGATCTCCATAAATGTTCCTGTTCGGGGATTCTGAATTTACCCCATGTCTCCCATGCTCGGATATGGCGTTGTGAAGTCTTCTTGGTTTTTACCAGGCGAAGCATGCTGATCGTGCGAAGCTGTATTGATCCAGCACGGCGGTGCAAGCGTGGGCCAAGAGCAACACCGCGCTGAGAATTTTGGTCAGATTCACTCTCCAAAGGAAAAGAGGATAAGCGGTGCGTACCTGAAGTGCATATCCGCCTGGAATGCAAAATGAACAACAGGCTGAGATGCGCGCTCCAAGTTGAAGGTGAATGGAGGCTAAGAGGAAAATACAGGGAAAAGTGACGTAGAATTGGCCAAGAGGAATTGCAATGCGTTCTGGGTACTTGTCACACTTATCCCCCCCATTCACTTTCTCCACTTTTACTGAACTCCCATGCTCCTATCCACCCCCACCTCCGTTTTAAACTTATCCTAAAGTCATCAAATATTTTAGCATTTAGACGAAATTTATCATACTCTTACCTAAGCTACAGTGGTTCTTTCTGGCAACAATACTAGGCCCAAACAACCCATCACTTGCCCCTGTCTAGCGATTTATGGCAGACCACTAGGGGTGCGACTTCTCGTCTGAGGAGATCACTTTCCCACCCATCCACCCGTTGAAATCGCTGGAGCTCTTCGCGGGTATCAGGAGCATAGATTTGTCAGGGATACACGAGAACACCGATGGGACATAGGAGAAGCCCCTGCCTGTAGACAGTAATGCGGAAACAAGTGTTGAGGAAGCAATTGACCAAACGTGTACAACCTCGAGCTTCAAACCCGTCAACACCTTTACGCCGATCAATAAAGGAAAAGGTGTGGCCCCGGACTCTACCCTTGTCAGAGCTCAGTCGCGTCAGGTGATCGCTTCGCCATCTGATGATTCTGATACCGCACCAGGCACTGATGCAGGAACCTCAACAGTGGCTGGTGCAGGTCCCCGAATCGAAGAAAGtttgctcctcctccttttGGTCCCGTACATACTTTCAATGAGAGGCTCAGCATGCAGAGGCAAGAGTAAAAGACCCCAAGGTCAGTCTAACTAGAGGCATGCTTTGCCTACCCTAGGATGACAGCCTGCCAGAATTAAGGTCTTGCTCAGATACCCGCATCCCTTCATACGAACCATTGGTTCAGGTTGATGGTTGTAATTTCCTCATTGTATGTATATTTGGGAAGGATGGAGAAAGCAGTTCGTTCCAACAAGTGGTTACCTTTGACTCATACGAACAGTTACCCTGTATCATGACACAAAGCGTCATCAGGCCAGAGCTTGCATCAACTCCAGATACTCTCGATTCCTCCCCCACGCCAAAGCCACACTCTCCAAAACCCTCTTCCCCTCCTTCAATATCCTCTTCGGCGCATTCGCCGAGTAGATATCCCCAACACCACTGATATACGCCTTCAACACCCCCGTCCTGACAAACAGCTGCACCATTTCATCGTCATTTGGTCGGTCCAGCCTTATGAACGTGGGATTCTCATCGTCTGATCGATCAGGCGATATCTGTCGAGTGACACTCCCGCTGCgcatctctcctcctcccgGTCTTCGTGATTTACTGCAGAATACACTGTATGCCCAGAGAGTCAAGGTCGCCCAGAATACGCAGGGGGGTTCGTAGAATGTCATCTTTGCGTAGCGTCGGACGTGCCAGAGGAAACAGCCGCAGTGTAGCGCTGCAAGTCGAGCTTTTGACTGTAATACTGTTAGCAGCGCACTAATCTTGGGTCAAGAGAACTTACCCCATCTTGCTGAGCCCATTCAGATATCTCACGTTCCGCCTGCAACGCCTCCTTCTGGCTCGCAGCCTCCTTTCTCAAATGCTCCGGCGCCTTGAGGTATTTCGCCAGCGTAATTATCGCTCTTCGTGGGACTAGGAGTACAACACGCGAAAAGTGCAGATGTAGGACCGTAGGGTGCTCAGCTCCAAGCAGAGATGCTATGGTGGCATTAGCGGCCCAGTGAAGCGTATCCACGCAGTCGAGAGCAGCGTTTCGCCAGTTTGAGTCCGAGAGCTGAAGGTGCTGGGTTTCGTCGCTGCGAGGCCCCGGGTTGTTCTGGGGGATCCAGGATGAGAGAGGACGTTTGCAGTAGGTGCTGACGGTGGTGTATTCTTGGTATACTGCGTGCAGGAGAAGAATGCGGGAGAATTCGCCTAGGTCGGCTTTGGCGGTTCGTTCGCGGAAGAGCTCGCTGATGGCAACTTCGAGTGTTGGGTTCGCTTGTAGCACGTAAGCATGAGGCTTCAGGGGATGGGGGGAAGTGCATCTTACCGTCAACGCGGCGACGGAGTTGTATCCAATCTGATGACGTTGCTTGTGACCAAAGGCCATCGTGCGGCAGGGTCAAGTCCGCAACGTTGAATGTACCTATCTGGTGGTCATCAAAGAAGTAGTGTCCCATGCGATCTAATAGCTTTTGTGGGTCAGTCTCCGAAGTTGAAAAGACGGTGCAGCATAAACTCACCCAAATGAAATAGCACAGTCGACGCCAAgtctcatcttcaacccaGCCTCGCCACCTATCGTCATCTCCCTCACCATGACCTTCTGTCGACGGATCTAATTGAGAAACAGATCGGCAACGATAGAACGTGATGACCATCTGCAGACTTCCCATCCTCTCGTAAGCAGCCTTTTGAAGTTGACTACCACCAGAGTATAGCAGGCCAACTTGACTCAGAACAAGAGCCTGTGCGAGCGGCAGGTTGAGCTCTGATCCTTCCAGTTGAGTAACCAAAGTTCTTCTGAGAAATTCGTGGAATGGTACGACGCACGCGTGGATATCCGCTGTGGCTGAGTACTGGCTCCCGATGGCACAGATCGCCAAAGCAAGAACCCAGTTTCCGTTTAGATCGGTTGTGTGAGGATGAACAAGAGGAACGATCGGGTCGAAGTGTTCAAAGAAGAGCTTGACGAAGTATTCGAGTAGCTTCAATGACGGAAAGTCAGCAGAGTTGTAGTGCTGATGGAACATGGAAGATTCGAGACACGTTTGCGTAAAGGCTTCGCAAATCTTGCTGTACGTCAACTGTGTCATGAAGGACTCTCTGTACGCTTCGTCTTCCAGGACAATATGGCTCAGATCTGGGAACGAAAGTGTTACAGGGCTGTTGGCTTGGAGGCATGAGTCTTGAGAAATGGTTGGTAGCTGTGTGTATCCTTGAAGCCCCGGTGGTGGGAACAGCTGCTTTGACTTGGCAGTACAAGGACGTCGGGCACCGTTTGAGCTGGTGGCGTACAGGTCTCCGGGTATAGTACGCCCAGAGCTCATACTTAACTGCGGAGAAACACCCAGACCGCTGCCTGGGGAAAGCGATGTTACGGCCGACAAACGTCGTGGTGGAGCATCTATCATGGGAAAGCTGGGAACTGCCTCATCGATCATGGTTCCATTACCAGTATCAAGAGGTTGAGTCATATCGAGGCCTAGAATCGAGTAGTAGTTTGTCTCAATCTCATTGTCGTACGGTAACCAGTTGATGGGGAAGTCCCAGTCGATGTCGTAGGTGGACAGATCATAGTCAAAGCTCGGTTGTTGCTCATTACTAGTCCTTTCGATGAAAGGACTGTCTTGTGAATGTGGTGTCTGATGTGGAGGTAAGGCGAGCTGTAAATCTGACGGAACGTACTGAACCTGCGACGTGAGATCTACTGTCTCGCCTGGAGTGATGAGAGTTTGGTTAGGAGTATGTGCAATAGTACCAGTCTGGGAAGCCGGCGATGCGTCCGCAGGCTTGTCTCTGGTTTGGGGATAAGCGCAATCCAGTGCCCTAGTTGAACACCGCAGACACGGGAGATTCCTCGAACACTTCTCCCGTGCCCTCGCGCACTCCAAGCAGGCTCTGCGCCGCCCAACATCGCGCCTCGACAGAGCGGACGGATGATCGTGGATAGCTACATGCCTTGTCAAGATATCACTTCAATCATATCAGTACCTGCCCCACGAAAAAGTCCTCTGCACCGCTTACCTGCGCGTGAAGCTCTTGTGACAAACATCACACTCAAAACCCCTCAGGTTATCGTGACCTTTTTGGTGTCGTTTCAGATGCTCCGGTCGCTTGAAGCTTCTTGGGCATTGTGAGCATTGGTACTTCTCCATTGCCAAGAAGGTTTCGGACGTTTTCTTAACTTGTCGAAGCCTAATTGTTGCTGTTTTGTGAGGGTGATTCGACGCAGAGCGAGGTTGGGGACTTCCCCACTCCTGAATGGACGAATCGAGCTAAGGTCGGTTTGGAGTCTGGGGTAAACGTCACATCGGATGATCAGCGCCCAAGAAGCTAGCCGCACCAATCCTGTAGAACTGTGGAGTTTTTGGACTTTCTCATCTCGGCTTCACTGAATCAGTTTTGACGTCAGATTCTTCGACGAATCTCTACATATTGAGGGAAAGGAGGTGAAATGAAATGGCAGCAATGATTTGTTCTCTTTACTATGTGGGAGCCAATGTACTTTGCAGTTCAAATCAATTCCATCAAGTTGGCCCATTGTCGATATGAATTGCAACGACTTTGATAGCATATCGCCCAGATATGGAGAATCATCACGAGAAGCAAAAATGGCTTTTCGCCGGTTTATCTAACCAGACCTCTTTCGGGCATTGAACTATCTTCTTTAATCCACAGTCGTGAGCATCTGACCATTTCCCCTCTTTGATATTGGTCTCCGGTG
This genomic interval carries:
- a CDS encoding ClpP/crotonase-like domain-containing protein, coding for MSDTEPQAVQVSQTSDGITTITLSRPHRKNAIDGPTARKLTDAVLAFENDATQKVCIIYGAHGTFCAGFDLHEVAKWNPAQGTDNYLGPIIDPSHKVEDRNIGPIGPSRMQVKKPVISAVAGYAVAGGLELSLIGDMRIAEEDAVFGVFCRRFGVPLIDGGTVRLQAIIGLGRAMDMILTGRPVSAQEALQFGLANRVVPKGQALVEATKMAKQLLTFPQECMNVDRANCYYSVYNATSFQDALRNEFENGVKVITTESVKGAATFSSGAGRHGVFETAKF
- a CDS encoding kinase-like domain-containing protein — its product is MGQQLDNELEMYNQISASSTEHPGRSAVRELLDSFDHRCLVHSPLWESIWTFLNRNPVGRLPPVALAVTLSRLFLALDYFHTQCKVIHTDIKGDNIMFGIYDDSVFTAFEEEELSDPTPRKEVDGRTIYISRELRKPKDYGAPVLCDFGSAVRGDVEHCEDIQPDIYRAPEVILQAPWSYKVDIWNAGCMIWDIFEGRHMFTGHDPEFQKYRSRAHLAEIIALLGQPPSEVLQAGKASHKFFTDTGDFRNEIDIPERASLAQQEISLEGERKEMFLAMMNRMLQWDPAQRLSAKELAEDPWIMAYM